From one Asterias amurensis chromosome 10, ASM3211899v1 genomic stretch:
- the LOC139943122 gene encoding glutamate carboxypeptidase 2-like isoform X2, translating into MDQGLDKAEVVSYNVLLSYPPVIDDADQNRIELLTSSGGTVEFTTQLREPPLDPDTDTPMEDPDILAPFNAYSASGEIEGDLVYVNYGRVEDFQDLERVLNIDVSGKICIARYAKLYRGDKAANAERAGCIGMILYSDPSDYAVPGAAVYPDGIYLPGTGTQRGSLMIGIGDPLTLGYPAIDSAYRLPIVNATLPKIPVHPIGYNDAAQFLSIMGGDETTEDWAGNLTGVVFRYGPGFNAANQNKKVAMKIYTENRMADGYNTIGTIRGSVEPDRYVIIGNHRDAWGYGAIDPSSGTACLMEISRVLGSLIKDGWRPRRTIMFGSWGAEEHGIIGSNEWVEEYAQKLGARAVSYLNLDIAVSGTYVVEIAGTPNLYSTIYKAAMKIPDPNPEGSRQTVYDTWKERDLKGNTKDGHPHIGTLGSGSDYAPFLQILGISAIDLTYTYDQNGIPISGYPMYHSVYETFKLVDRYYDPGFKYHRAMTQLVAEIARNLAESIILPMDVAVYAEYVKEYYENLREGSYGQRLIREGISFDDMQAAVNKLTEAANAFQLRVEEADKTDVLQVRMLNDQMHMFERAFIDVQGLPDRPFVRHIVFAPSSRDSYASDKFPGIVDSMFDIDNNPDPEKWELVKKQLSIAIFTIQSASSILLEVA; encoded by the exons ATTGAACTATTGACATCTTCTGGAGGTACTGTTGAGTTTACAACTCAGTTAAGAGAACCTCCTCTAGATCCAGATACAGACACCCCAATGGAAGATCCAGACATCTTGGCTCCATTCAACGCATACTCTGCAAGCGGTGAAATAGAG GGAGATCTTGTGTATGTTAACTACGGCAGAGTGGAAGATTTCCAGGATTTAGAAAGAGTTCTTAACATCGACGTCTCTGGAAAAATCTGCATTGCTCGCTATGCAAAGCTTTACAGGGGAGACAAG GCTGCGAATGCAGAGCGTGCTGGTTGTATTGGGATGATTTTATACAGTGACCCCTCGGACTATGCAGTTCCCGGAGCTGCGGTCTACCCAGATGGAATCTACCTCCCTGGTACCGGGACACAACGAGGTTCTCTTATGATCGGTATCGGTGACCCTCTGACCCTTGGATATCCCGCTATTG ATTCTGCTTACCGTCTCCCGATTGTTAATGCCACTTTACCCAAGATTCCTGTTCatcccattggatacaatgatgcCGCACAATTCCTGAG TATAATGGGCGGTGATGAGACAACCGAAGACTGGGCAGGAAATTTAACTGGTGTGGTCTTTAGGTATGGACCAGGATTCAATGCTGCAAACCAAAACAA gaAAGTAGCTATGAAGATCTACACTGAGAATAGAATGGCTGATGGATATAACACCATAGGAACAATCAGAGGCAGTGTAGAACCAG ATCGTTATGTGATTATCGGTAACCATCGTGATGCCTGGGGGTACGGAGCCATTGATCCTTCTAGCGGTACAGCCTGCCTCATGGAAATAAGCAGAGTCCTGGGCTCTCTTATTAAAGATG GTTGGAGACCAAGGCGTACCATCATGTTTGGCAGTTGGGGAGCTGAGGAGCATGGAATTATCGGATCAAATGAATGGGTCGAG GAATATGCTCAGAAGCTTGGGGCGAGGGCCGTCTCTTATCTGAACTTAGATATTGCTGTGTCAG GTACATATGTGGTTGAGATTGCTGGAACACCAAACCTGTACAGCACCATCTACAAGGCTGCTATGAAG atcCCGGATCCTAACCCAGAAGGAAGTCGTCAGACGGTTTATGACACGTGGAAAGAGAGAGACTTGAAGGGAAATACCAAAGACGGACATCCTCA TATTGGAACTCTTGGGTCAGGAAGCGACTACGCACCATTCCTTCAGATTCTTGGCATCTCGGCAATTGATTTAACCTACACATACGATCAG aATGGAATCCCAATTTCTGGCTACCCCATGTACCACTCCGTCTACGAGACCTTCAAGTTAGTCGACCGATACTACGATCCTGGTTTCAAATATCATCGAGCAATGACTCAGCTTGTTGCGGAGATTGCACGTAACTTAGCGGAGTCTATCATACTGCCTATGGATGTAGCGGTCTACGCGGAATACGTCAAGGAATATTACGAGAATCTTCGAGAAGGAAGTTACGGACAGAGACTCATTCGAGAAGGAATCTCTTTCG ATGATATGCAGGCTGCTGTAAACAAGTTGACTGAAGCTGCCAATGCGTTCCAACTGAGAGTTGAAGAAGCAGATAAGACTGA tgTTCTACAGGTACGAATGTTAAACGACCAAATGCACATGTTTGAGAGAGCTTTTATCGACGTCCAAGGTCTGCCGGATCGTCCTTTTGTCAG GCACATTGTATTTGCACCAAGCAGTCGAGACAGCTACGCCAGCGATAAATTCCCTGGAATCGTGGACTCTATGTTTGACATCGATAACAACCCTGACCCTGAGAAATGGGAGCTCGTCAAGAAGCAATTATCAATCGCTATCTTCACTATCCAATCAGCATCAAGCATTCTCTTAGAAGTGGCTTAA